ACGAGATCAACAGCGAAATCGAGGGACGGGTCGTCGCCATCACGGCCGGCGCCGGGGAGCTGGTGCAAGCGGGGCAGGTGCTGATGATGGTCGAGCTGGCGGAGTAACGTTTGGCGGGGCCAGGTCATGAGTCGGGATGTGATCAGAATCGGCATCTTGGGGTTCGGCAACGTGGGGGCCGGGGCCTACCAGGTGCTGGCGGAGAACGCCGACGCCATCGCGCTCAAGGTCGGCTCGCGCCTGGAGGTGACGGGCGTCGCCGACGTGGACTGGCAGCGGCCGCGGCCGGTAGAGGTGCCGGCGGATAAGCGCACCACCGACGCCCGCGCGCTCATCAGCGATCCCGCCATTGACATCATCGTCGAGACCATCGGCGGCACCGAGCCCGCGCGCGACTTCGTCCTGTCCGCCCTGCGCGCGGGCAAGTGCGTCGTTACCTCCAACAAGGAACTCATCGCCAAGCACGGCCGCGAGATCCTCGAGCAGGCGGATGCGCGCGGCCTCGACATCTACTTCGAGGGCGCGGTCGGCGGCGGCATCCCCATCATTCAACCCCTCAAGCAAGCCCTCGCTGCCAACCGTATCTACAGCATCATCGGCATCGTCAACGGCACCACCAATTACATCTTGACGCGCATGGCGGACGGCGATCAGGACTTCGCGCATGCCCTCGCCGAGGCGCAGCAGCGCGGCTACGCCGAGCCCGATCCCACCGACGACATCGAAGGCAACGACGCCGCCTACAAGCTCGCCATTCTCGCCTCCATCGCCTTCAACAGCCGCGCGGCGCTGGACCATATCTACCGCGAGGGCATCTCGCGCATCGCCCCCGCCGACATGCTCTATGCCCGCGAGCTCGGCTATGTGGTCAAGCTCCTGGCCATCGGCCGGGATCGCGGCGACGCGCTGGAGCTGCGTGTCCATCCCGCTTTTCTGCCGCAAACCCACCCCCTGGCGGCGGTGAGCGATGTCTTCAACGCCGTCTTCGTCGAGGGCAGCGCGGTGGGTCGCCTCATGTTCTACGGGCGCGGCGCCGGCGCCCGCCCCACGGGATCGGCGGTGGTCGGCGACATCATTGATATCGCCCGCAACCTCAACCGCGGCGCCACCGGCCGCGTCTCCTGCACCTGTTTCGAGGAGCGCCCGCTGCGGCCCATGGACGAGGTCGTGACCAAGCACTACGTGCGGATGACGGTGGCCGACCGGCCGGGGGTGCTGGCCAAGATCGCGACCGTCTTCGGCGAGGAGAGGGTCAGCCTGGCGTCGGTGGTACAGAAGGGGGCGCCGGCCGACAGCGCCGAAATCGTGTGGGTCACCCACGAGTCGGTCGAGCGCGCGGTGCGGCGCTCGCTGGAGCGCATCCGCGCCCTGCCCGAGGTCGTCGAAGTCTGCAACTGGGTGCGGGTGGAGGAGGAATAGGCGGTGGCCTACCAGGGGGTCATCGAACGGTATCGCGGGCTGCTGCCGGTCAGTCCCGCAACCCCGGTGGTGACGCTGCTCGAAGGTGACACGCCGCTCATCGAGGCCCCGCGCCTGGCGCAAGGGATCGGTCTGCGCCCACAGCTCTACCTCAAGTACGAGGGCCTCAATCCCACCGGTTCGTTCAAGGACCGGGGGATGACGGTGGCGATCTCGAAGGCGCTGGAGCAGGGATCGCGCGCCGTAATCTGCGCCTCCACCGGCAACACCGCCGCCAGCGCCGCGGCCTATGCGGCGCGGTCGGGGCTGCGGTGCGTGGTGGCGATTCCCAAGGGCGCCATCGCCATGGGCAAGCTCGCGCAGAGCATGATCCAGGGGGCGCAGGTGCTGGCCCTGGAGGGGAATTTCGACGACTGTCTGAAGGTGGTGCTGGAGATCACCGAGCGCTACCCGATAACCCTGGTCAATTCCCTCAACCCCCATCGCATCGAGGGGCAGAAGACCGGAGCCTTCGAGATCTGCGACACCCTCGGCGACGCGCCCGAGTATCACGCGCTGCCGGTGGGCAATGCCGGCAATATCACCGCCTACTGGAGGGGCTACCGGCAGTACCGCGAGCTGGATCGCGCTTCGCGTCTGCCCAAGCTGCTGGGGTTCCAGGCCGAAGGCGCCGCGCCCATCGTGCGCGGGTATCCCATCGAGCACCCCGAGACCATCGCCACCGCCATCCGCATCGGCAGCCCGGCCAGTTGGCGGGCCGCCGAGGAGGCGCGCGACCAGTCCGGCGGCGTGATAGACATGGTCAGCGACGACGAAATCCTGGACGCCTACCGGATGCTCGCCAACCTCGAAGGCATATTCGTCGAGCCCGCCTCCGCGGCGTCGGTGGCGGGGGTGCGCAAGCTGGCGGGACGGGGGTACTTTGACGACGCGCCCGCCGACGCTCGCGTCGTGTGCGTGCTGACGGGGCATGGGCTGAAGGACCCCGACCGCGCCATTGCCGTGGCCGAGGAGCCGCGGCACATATCCGCGTCGGTGGAGGCGGTGACCGAGGCCATTGGCCTGGCGGCGCCGGTGGCGGCGTGAATTGCAGGGGCAAGGCATGCCTTGCCCCTACGGGGACTACATGACAACACAGGCCCTGCTCTATACCAACCTGCCCGGCGTGCCGCTGCACAGCCGCGGCAAGGTGCGCGACATCTATGACCTGGGCGAGCACCTGCTGATCGTTGCCACCGATCGCATCTCCGCCTTCGACGTGGTGATGCCCAACGGCATCCCCGACAAGGGCAAGATCCTGACCGCGCTATCCCTGTTCTGGTTCGACCTGCTGCGCGACATCACGCCCAACCACCTGGTGGAGACCGATGTGGCGCGCTTCCCCGAGCCGCTGCCGCGTTACCGCGACCAGCTCGCCGGGCGCAGCATGTTGGTGGTCAAGGCGCAAGTGCTGCCCATCGAGTGCGTGGTGCGGGGGTACCTGGCCGGTGGCGGGTGGAAGGAATACGCAGCGAAAGGCAGCGCCAGCGGCATCGAACTGCCGCCGGGGCTGCAGGAATCCGCACCATTGCCGACGCCCATTTGCACCCCGGCGACCAAGGCTGCCTCGGGCCACGACGAGAACATCACCCCCGCCCAAGCCGCGGACGTGGTGGGCGAAGAACTGTTTCACCGGGTGCGCGAGCGCAGCCTCGCCATTTACCAGTTCGCCGCCGACTACGCGCGCGAGCGGGGCATCATCGTCGCCGACACCAAGTTCGAGTTCGGGCTGGGCGCTGGGGGCGCGCGCGCTGAGGGCCGCGCGGAATCCATCGCGACCTCTGAAGAGGTCGCGCCCAGTCTGCTGCTGATTGACGAGGCGCTCACGCCCGATTCCTCGCGCTTCTGGGACCTGGCGGACTACCGTCCCGGTCAG
The DNA window shown above is from Armatimonadota bacterium and carries:
- a CDS encoding homoserine dehydrogenase, whose product is MIRIGILGFGNVGAGAYQVLAENADAIALKVGSRLEVTGVADVDWQRPRPVEVPADKRTTDARALISDPAIDIIVETIGGTEPARDFVLSALRAGKCVVTSNKELIAKHGREILEQADARGLDIYFEGAVGGGIPIIQPLKQALAANRIYSIIGIVNGTTNYILTRMADGDQDFAHALAEAQQRGYAEPDPTDDIEGNDAAYKLAILASIAFNSRAALDHIYREGISRIAPADMLYARELGYVVKLLAIGRDRGDALELRVHPAFLPQTHPLAAVSDVFNAVFVEGSAVGRLMFYGRGAGARPTGSAVVGDIIDIARNLNRGATGRVSCTCFEERPLRPMDEVVTKHYVRMTVADRPGVLAKIATVFGEERVSLASVVQKGAPADSAEIVWVTHESVERAVRRSLERIRALPEVVEVCNWVRVEEE
- the thrC gene encoding threonine synthase — translated: MAYQGVIERYRGLLPVSPATPVVTLLEGDTPLIEAPRLAQGIGLRPQLYLKYEGLNPTGSFKDRGMTVAISKALEQGSRAVICASTGNTAASAAAYAARSGLRCVVAIPKGAIAMGKLAQSMIQGAQVLALEGNFDDCLKVVLEITERYPITLVNSLNPHRIEGQKTGAFEICDTLGDAPEYHALPVGNAGNITAYWRGYRQYRELDRASRLPKLLGFQAEGAAPIVRGYPIEHPETIATAIRIGSPASWRAAEEARDQSGGVIDMVSDDEILDAYRMLANLEGIFVEPASAASVAGVRKLAGRGYFDDAPADARVVCVLTGHGLKDPDRAIAVAEEPRHISASVEAVTEAIGLAAPVAA
- a CDS encoding phosphoribosylaminoimidazolesuccinocarboxamide synthase, which gives rise to MPCPYGDYMTTQALLYTNLPGVPLHSRGKVRDIYDLGEHLLIVATDRISAFDVVMPNGIPDKGKILTALSLFWFDLLRDITPNHLVETDVARFPEPLPRYRDQLAGRSMLVVKAQVLPIECVVRGYLAGGGWKEYAAKGSASGIELPPGLQESAPLPTPICTPATKAASGHDENITPAQAADVVGEELFHRVRERSLAIYQFAADYARERGIIVADTKFEFGLGAGGARAEGRAESIATSEEVAPSLLLIDEALTPDSSRFWDLADYRPGQSQDSFDKQYVRDYLETLDWNKEPPAPELPPQVVARTREKYLEAYRRLVGRELDLSR